In Nerophis ophidion isolate RoL-2023_Sa linkage group LG03, RoL_Noph_v1.0, whole genome shotgun sequence, the following are encoded in one genomic region:
- the LOC133549096 gene encoding guanine nucleotide-binding protein G(i) subunit alpha-1, whose protein sequence is MGCTLSTDDKAAQERSKMIDRNLRDDGEKAAREVKLLLLGAGESGKSTIVKQMKIIHEAGYSEEECKQYKAVVYSNTIQSIIAIIRAMGRLKIDFADPARADDARQLFVLAGSAEEGFMTGELAGVIQRLWKDGGVQACFSRSREYQLNDSAAYYLNDLDRISHSTYVPTQQDVLRTRVKTTGIVETHFTFKDLHFKMFDVGGQRSERKKWIHCFEGVTAIIFCVALSDYDLVLAEDEEMNRMHESMKLFDSICNNKWFTDTSIILFLNKKDLFEEKIKKSPLTICYPEYAGSNTYEEAAAYIQCQFEDLNKRKDTKEIYTHFTCATDTKNVQFVFDAVTDVIIKNNLKDCGLF, encoded by the exons ATGGGGTGTACTCTGAGCACGGACGACAAGGCGGCTCAGGAACGGAGCAAGATGATCGACAGGAACCTCCGGGACGACGGCGAGAAAGCCGCCCGGGAGGTGAAGCTGTTGCTGCTCG GTGCTGGGGAGTCTGGGAAGAGCACCATTGTTAAGCAGATGAA GATCATCCACGAGGCGGGCTACTCCGAGGAGGAGTGCAAGCAATACAAAGCGGTGGTCTACAGCAACACCATCCAGTCCATCATCGCCATCATCAGAGCCATGGGACGCCTCAAGATTGACTTTGCCGATCCGGCCAGAGCG GATGACGCTCGGCAGCTGTTTGTGTTGGCCGGCTCGGCCGAGGAGGGCTTCATGACCGGCGAGCTGGCCGGGGTCATCCAGCGGCTGTGGAAGGACGGAGGAGTCCAAGCGTGCTTCAGCCGCTCCCGAGAGTATCAACTCAACGACTCGGCAGCATA CTATTTGAATGACTTGGACAGGATATCGCACAGCACTTATGTGCCCACCCAGCAGGACGTGCTGAGGACCAGAGTGAAGACGACCGGCATCGTGGAGACACACTTCACCTTCAAGGATCTGCACTTCAA AATGTTTGACGTGGGTGGCCAGAGGTCCGAGAGGAAGAAGTGGATCCACTGCTTCGAGGGCGTCACCGCCATCATCTTCTGCGTGGCTCTCAGCGACTACGACCTGGTGTTGGCCGAGGACGAGGAGATG AACCGAATGCACGAGAGCATGAAGCTGTTTGATTCCATCTGCAACAACAAGTGGTTCACAGACACCTCCATCATCCTCTTCCTCAACAAGAAGGACCTCTTTGAGGAGAAGATCAAGAAGAGCCCCCTCACCATCTGCTACCCAGAATATGCAG GATCCAACACCTACGAAGAGGCGGCCGCCTACATTCAGTGTCAGTTTGAAGACCTGAACAAGAGGAAGGACACCAAGGAGATCTACACCCACTTCACCTGCGCCACCGACACCAAGAATGTGCAGTTCGTGTTCGACGCCGTCACCGACGTCATCATCAAAAACAACCTGAAGGACTGCGGCCTTTTCTAA